Proteins from one Streptomyces sp. NBC_00289 genomic window:
- a CDS encoding IS5 family transposase, with the protein MRAWTALTSARKKGRRHRSVAGRPGKTGSKHHLICDGRCTPLKVITTAANVNDVTQTLALVDGIPPVAGRPGRPRRRPEALLGDKGYDSNAHRDELRRRRILPVISCKGSPNIKGMGKLRYVVEQTFALLHHFKRLAVRWERRTELHDAFVSLACSLICWRRLWKPKND; encoded by the coding sequence GTGCGTGCGTGGACGGCTCTCACATCCGCGCGAAAAAAGGGGCGCCGACACCGGTCCGTCGCCGGTCGACCGGGGAAAACGGGCAGCAAGCACCACCTGATCTGCGATGGACGCTGCACCCCGCTGAAGGTCATCACGACCGCGGCCAACGTCAACGACGTCACCCAGACCCTCGCCCTGGTCGACGGCATCCCGCCCGTCGCGGGCCGCCCCGGCCGGCCCCGCCGCAGGCCCGAAGCCCTACTCGGCGACAAGGGCTATGACTCCAACGCCCACCGCGACGAGTTGCGTCGCCGACGGATCCTGCCCGTCATCTCCTGCAAGGGATCACCGAACATCAAGGGCATGGGCAAGCTTCGCTACGTCGTCGAGCAGACCTTCGCCCTGCTGCACCACTTCAAACGCCTCGCCGTCCGCTGGGAACGCCGCACCGAACTCCATGACGCCTTCGTCTCCCTCGCCTGCAGCCTCATCTGCTGGCGACGGCTTTGGAAGCCCAAGAACGACTGA
- a CDS encoding peptidoglycan DD-metalloendopeptidase family protein, with protein MLQQDPVTSSKLLEAGGTIGNGWGPARPMKTNRPTAIVGEGNPRYPEYVIPTDPKYRSRALAMHQQAGTQLLESGGIIGGAWDWTKDTVGDVIGKGIDWAKTGADLMIHPAKVWNSLLKPVMSKVTGGVGTSLMGKALASYPVKMAGSLKDKIVDAVANMFQGDVSGGQWVKPVNVPFGTRFGVAGNMWSSGHHTGLDFPADVGTRINAVANGQVTGASSGGPYGNHVMVSHGGGLSSLYAHMSRMLTSVGQVVKQGQQIGKVGATGNVTGPHLHLEARLGGTPVDPMPYLTGPAGGFNAQAAGAAQRYAKSILPNYGWGPSQFGPLKQLWNGESGWRWNARNASSGAYGIPQALPATKMASAGSDWLTNYKTQIRWGLGYIKGRPDYGSPSAAYSKWLARSPHWYDSGGLLQPGLNLVANGTGKPEPVFTSGQWDDIRAAKSGSGAPNINVVSHTYLDGREVGGIIEQKIEAYDADTGRLISAGRYT; from the coding sequence ATGCTTCAACAAGATCCTGTTACGAGCTCTAAGCTCCTGGAGGCGGGCGGAACAATCGGCAACGGTTGGGGTCCCGCGCGCCCGATGAAGACGAACCGACCGACGGCCATCGTCGGCGAGGGTAATCCTCGCTATCCCGAGTACGTCATTCCGACGGACCCGAAGTACCGCAGCCGCGCGCTCGCGATGCATCAACAGGCGGGAACTCAGCTCCTCGAATCCGGCGGCATCATCGGCGGAGCGTGGGACTGGACGAAGGACACCGTCGGCGACGTCATCGGCAAGGGAATCGACTGGGCTAAGACGGGCGCGGATCTGATGATCCACCCTGCGAAGGTCTGGAACTCGCTCCTGAAGCCAGTCATGTCGAAGGTGACGGGCGGCGTAGGAACCTCCCTCATGGGCAAGGCTCTCGCGTCCTACCCGGTGAAGATGGCCGGCAGCCTGAAGGACAAGATCGTTGACGCCGTCGCGAACATGTTCCAGGGCGACGTATCGGGAGGCCAGTGGGTCAAGCCCGTCAACGTCCCCTTCGGAACGCGATTCGGGGTCGCCGGCAACATGTGGTCGAGTGGCCATCACACGGGCCTCGACTTCCCGGCAGACGTCGGGACGAGGATCAACGCCGTAGCCAACGGCCAGGTCACCGGAGCCTCCAGCGGGGGCCCCTACGGCAACCACGTCATGGTGAGCCACGGTGGCGGACTCTCCTCCCTGTACGCGCACATGAGCCGCATGCTGACGTCAGTCGGCCAGGTGGTTAAGCAGGGGCAGCAGATCGGCAAGGTCGGCGCAACTGGCAACGTCACCGGACCTCACCTCCACCTGGAGGCGCGACTGGGCGGAACGCCTGTCGACCCCATGCCGTACCTGACGGGTCCGGCCGGCGGGTTCAACGCGCAGGCTGCCGGAGCGGCGCAGCGGTACGCGAAGAGCATCCTCCCCAACTACGGGTGGGGACCCTCGCAGTTCGGCCCGCTGAAGCAACTGTGGAACGGCGAGTCGGGGTGGCGCTGGAACGCGCGTAACGCCTCGTCCGGCGCCTACGGAATCCCGCAGGCACTGCCCGCAACGAAGATGGCGTCCGCCGGCTCCGACTGGCTGACGAACTACAAGACGCAGATCCGTTGGGGTCTCGGCTACATCAAGGGGCGCCCCGACTACGGATCTCCGTCGGCCGCCTACTCGAAGTGGCTTGCTCGCTCGCCGCATTGGTACGATTCGGGCGGTTTGCTCCAGCCTGGTCTAAACCTGGTAGCGAACGGGACAGGCAAGCCGGAGCCTGTGTTCACCTCTGGACAGTGGGACGACATTCGCGCCGCGAAGAGCGGAAGCGGTGCGCCGAACATCAACGTCGTCTCGCACACCTACCTCGACGGCCGCGAAGTCGGCGGGATCATTGAGCAGAAGATCGAGGCGTACGACGCCGACACGGGCCGGCTGATCTCAGCCGGTCGCTACACCTGA
- a CDS encoding DUF6879 family protein — protein sequence MSRNVPPFADLLAGCRRSAVHLETRDVYGVAEEDADFAAWRDGRRYDLDDRSSWWNDFHDVVSDAVSRGVVMRRARVVSEPVSEYIGYEHSCTPQNIEAGEAVRWLPRRLASDLLIPGNDLWIFDDRLIRFSLFAGNGQFVTDVVEDSDDVVKRHAEAFESIWDRAIPHEDYRI from the coding sequence ATGTCGCGGAACGTGCCGCCGTTCGCTGACTTGCTCGCCGGCTGCCGTCGCTCCGCGGTCCACCTGGAGACGCGCGACGTCTACGGGGTCGCCGAGGAAGACGCCGACTTCGCTGCCTGGCGCGACGGGCGGAGGTACGACCTCGACGACCGCTCGTCGTGGTGGAACGACTTCCACGACGTCGTGTCGGACGCCGTGAGCCGCGGAGTTGTCATGCGACGCGCTCGCGTCGTGTCGGAGCCCGTAAGCGAGTACATCGGCTACGAGCACTCGTGCACGCCGCAGAACATCGAGGCCGGCGAGGCGGTTCGGTGGCTGCCTCGACGCCTGGCATCAGATCTCCTGATCCCGGGGAACGATCTGTGGATCTTCGACGACCGACTCATCCGCTTCAGCCTGTTCGCAGGTAACGGCCAGTTTGTCACCGACGTCGTGGAGGACTCAGACGACGTCGTGAAGCGCCACGCGGAGGCGTTCGAATCCATCTGGGATCGCGCCATCCCGCACGAGGACTACCGGATCTGA
- a CDS encoding transposase — protein MTPPIIRTWSHRGHTPVVRVRGRSRRRLSVAAVACYKTGEPSRLIYRPCPDARPDGRKSFSWKDYRDLIQTAHQQLGGPIVLVWDNLNTHLTAGMRRYIADRDWLTVFQLPPYAPDLNPVEGIWSVLRRTTTANRAFANPDDLITAVRRGLRQLQYRHDVLDGCLTGTGLRRQPP, from the coding sequence ATGACGCCGCCGATCATCCGCACCTGGTCCCACCGCGGCCACACCCCTGTGGTCCGCGTCCGGGGCCGCTCCCGCCGCCGCTTATCGGTGGCCGCCGTGGCCTGCTACAAGACCGGCGAACCCTCGCGGCTGATCTACCGGCCCTGCCCAGACGCCCGGCCCGATGGGCGCAAAAGCTTCTCCTGGAAGGACTACCGCGACCTGATCCAGACCGCCCACCAGCAGCTTGGCGGCCCGATCGTGCTGGTCTGGGACAACCTCAACACCCACCTCACCGCCGGCATGCGCCGCTACATCGCCGACCGCGACTGGCTCACGGTCTTCCAACTCCCGCCCTACGCACCCGACCTCAACCCGGTCGAGGGCATCTGGTCCGTCCTGCGACGCACGACCACAGCCAACCGCGCCTTCGCCAACCCCGACGACCTGATCACTGCCGTCCGACGCGGCCTACGCCAGCTCCAGTACCGCCACGACGTCCTCGACGGCTGCCTCACCGGCACCGGCCTCCGGCGCCAGCCACCATGA
- a CDS encoding IS1182 family transposase, whose amino-acid sequence MSLRGVELAEIPEETVRLARAVFPKGCLVMRVRDALGPVFADVDFEELFPVRGRPAVSPARLALVSVLQFAEGLTDRQAAHAVRSRLDWKYALSLELADTGFDFSVLSEFRARLAESDAGRAVFDAVLTAAGEAGLVTAGKRQRTDATHVLAVTRDLSRLEFVVETLRTALNQIAEAAGDWLVTVAAPEWFDRYSARPEDSRFPSRWAARVEHGDQCGADGMVLLQAAWSASAPPGLRHLPAVEFLRQTWVQQFHQAEGAVRWREPKNTPPGLIRLRTPHEPEARTGAKRDLGWSGYKVHLSETCEPDAPHLITHIHTTPAPVTDGAVLEDIHTALAERGLVPDEHLVDAGYVDAEQIHHARRDHSIDLVGPVGKNTNRHQVTGGFFDSTRFTIDWDQRHAVCPGGHISVSWRDTRSHRGTPVTRVRFAERHCGPCELRTSCTNAGTGRNLTLRPKAEHEILQQARTEQDTDHWRRRYGHRAGVEGSISQGVQAFGLRRSRYRGLAKTRLQHHFTGAAINLARIDAWLTGRPLARTRVSPFAALRPAG is encoded by the coding sequence GTGTCGTTGCGTGGGGTGGAGTTGGCGGAGATCCCTGAGGAGACCGTGCGGTTGGCGCGTGCGGTGTTCCCGAAGGGCTGTCTGGTGATGCGGGTACGGGATGCGCTCGGGCCGGTCTTCGCCGACGTCGATTTCGAGGAGCTGTTCCCGGTGCGAGGGCGTCCGGCGGTGTCACCGGCCCGGCTGGCGCTGGTGTCGGTGTTGCAGTTCGCGGAGGGGCTGACCGACCGGCAGGCCGCGCACGCGGTGCGCTCGCGTCTGGACTGGAAGTACGCCCTGTCGCTGGAGCTGGCCGACACGGGGTTCGACTTCTCCGTGCTCAGTGAGTTCCGGGCCCGGCTAGCCGAGTCGGATGCGGGCCGGGCGGTGTTCGACGCGGTACTGACCGCCGCCGGGGAAGCGGGGCTGGTCACGGCGGGCAAGCGGCAGCGCACGGACGCCACTCATGTACTGGCCGTGACCAGGGACCTGAGCCGGCTGGAGTTCGTGGTCGAGACGCTGCGCACGGCACTGAACCAGATCGCCGAGGCGGCCGGGGACTGGCTGGTGACCGTGGCGGCGCCGGAGTGGTTCGACCGGTACTCGGCCCGGCCGGAGGACAGCCGTTTCCCCTCCCGGTGGGCCGCCCGCGTCGAGCACGGCGACCAGTGCGGGGCCGACGGCATGGTGCTGCTCCAAGCCGCCTGGTCGGCGTCGGCACCGCCCGGCCTGCGGCATCTGCCCGCGGTGGAGTTCCTGCGTCAGACCTGGGTGCAGCAGTTCCACCAGGCCGAGGGGGCCGTGCGCTGGCGGGAGCCGAAGAACACCCCGCCCGGTCTGATCCGCTTACGCACCCCGCACGAGCCCGAGGCCAGGACCGGGGCGAAGCGGGATCTGGGCTGGTCCGGATACAAGGTTCATCTCAGCGAGACCTGCGAGCCCGACGCCCCGCACCTGATCACCCACATCCACACCACCCCGGCACCAGTGACCGACGGCGCGGTGCTGGAGGACATCCACACCGCCCTGGCTGAACGCGGACTGGTGCCGGACGAACACCTGGTGGACGCCGGATACGTGGATGCCGAGCAGATCCACCACGCCCGCCGCGATCACAGCATCGACCTCGTCGGACCGGTGGGGAAGAACACCAACCGGCACCAGGTGACCGGCGGCTTCTTCGACAGCACCCGCTTCACCATCGACTGGGACCAGCGCCACGCCGTCTGTCCTGGTGGCCACATCAGCGTTTCGTGGCGAGACACCCGCAGCCACCGAGGCACCCCGGTCACCCGCGTCCGCTTCGCCGAACGGCACTGCGGCCCCTGCGAACTGCGAACGTCCTGCACCAACGCCGGAACCGGCCGCAACCTGACCCTGCGGCCGAAAGCCGAGCACGAGATTCTTCAGCAGGCCCGCACCGAGCAGGACACCGACCACTGGCGCCGCCGCTACGGACACCGCGCCGGCGTCGAGGGCAGCATCTCCCAAGGCGTCCAAGCCTTCGGCCTGCGCAGATCCCGCTACCGCGGTCTCGCAAAGACCCGACTGCAACACCACTTCACCGGCGCCGCCATCAACCTCGCCCGCATCGATGCCTGGCTCACCGGCAGACCCCTCGCCCGCACCCGCGTCTCACCCTTCGCAGCACTCCGCCCCGCCGGATGA
- a CDS encoding helix-turn-helix domain-containing protein, with protein MQSPYPSSALDAARRAIAEQLREIRRDSGLTGREVAARAGWLPSKVSRLQSATTPPSDEDIRAWCRACDAEDRIPDLLAANRTADSMYLEWRRVQRTGLRRLQESRIPLYERTQQFRVYSSTVIPGFLQTYEYAASLLGSIARVHGTPDDVADAAAARVERSHIIREGVHRFAILLEESVLRHVVGDPATMAGQLGYLLSVMALPSVSVGIVPAGRPRDMWTLETFTIFDEERVHVELLTAAITVTTPGEISQYAHAFEEMVSLAVYGARARSLISASIDSLD; from the coding sequence ATGCAGTCTCCCTACCCGTCATCGGCGCTTGACGCCGCACGCCGTGCCATCGCGGAGCAACTCCGCGAGATCCGCCGTGACTCCGGTCTGACGGGCAGGGAGGTTGCAGCCCGAGCCGGCTGGCTCCCGTCGAAGGTGTCGCGGCTCCAGAGCGCTACGACGCCGCCATCCGACGAGGACATCCGCGCATGGTGTCGCGCTTGCGACGCGGAGGACCGGATCCCGGATCTTCTAGCGGCGAATCGCACGGCCGACTCGATGTACCTCGAATGGCGCCGCGTGCAGCGCACGGGGCTGCGACGGCTGCAAGAGTCCCGGATCCCGCTGTACGAGCGAACCCAACAGTTCCGCGTCTACAGCTCTACCGTCATCCCAGGATTCCTCCAGACGTACGAGTACGCGGCGTCGCTCCTGGGGAGCATTGCGCGCGTCCACGGGACGCCTGATGACGTCGCCGATGCGGCAGCTGCGCGCGTAGAGCGGTCACACATCATCCGTGAAGGCGTTCACCGCTTCGCCATCCTCCTGGAGGAGAGCGTCCTACGCCACGTGGTCGGAGACCCGGCGACCATGGCGGGCCAACTGGGCTACCTGCTCTCCGTCATGGCGCTGCCCTCCGTGTCAGTCGGCATCGTCCCCGCGGGTCGCCCCCGGGACATGTGGACACTGGAGACGTTCACGATCTTCGACGAGGAACGCGTCCACGTGGAGCTGCTGACGGCTGCCATCACGGTGACGACGCCTGGAGAGATCTCTCAGTACGCCCATGCCTTCGAGGAAATGGTGTCACTCGCGGTCTACGGGGCGCGCGCTCGGTCGCTCATCTCGGCGTCGATTGACTCCCTCGACTGA
- a CDS encoding winged helix-turn-helix domain-containing protein, giving the protein MRYAQGGGLTDERRAFREKLRMEAAERFRQGDENPVIAHDLRVSVRSVQRWRRAWSQNGPRALASRGPASLPLLNDELFAVLERELAKGPVAHGWPDQTWTLSRIRTLIGRRFHKSYTVQGVAALLKRHGWSCQVPARRAIERDENVVAGWVKETWPQVEGPWRRSTPGSSSRTKPDSR; this is encoded by the coding sequence ATGAGGTATGCGCAAGGGGGCGGACTGACCGACGAACGGCGGGCCTTCCGCGAGAAGTTGAGGATGGAGGCGGCCGAGCGGTTCAGGCAGGGCGACGAGAACCCGGTCATCGCTCACGACCTGCGGGTCAGCGTCCGGTCGGTACAGCGGTGGCGCAGAGCCTGGTCGCAGAACGGGCCCCGGGCCCTGGCCTCCAGGGGCCCGGCATCGCTGCCGCTTCTCAATGACGAACTGTTCGCCGTGCTGGAGCGTGAGCTGGCCAAGGGGCCGGTGGCACACGGGTGGCCGGACCAGACCTGGACCCTGTCGCGGATCAGGACGCTGATCGGGCGCCGCTTCCACAAGAGCTACACCGTGCAAGGGGTCGCCGCCCTGCTCAAGCGGCACGGTTGGAGCTGCCAGGTTCCCGCCCGGCGGGCGATCGAGCGGGACGAGAACGTGGTGGCCGGCTGGGTGAAGGAGACCTGGCCCCAGGTGGAAGGACCGTGGCGGCGCTCGACGCCTGGCTCGTCTTCGAGGACGAAGCCGGATTCTCGATGA